The genomic region ACGTCGTGGACTGCTTCGTGAATTCGCAGAAGGTGGGAGACGTCGTGGACCAGGCGATCGCCGTCGGCGCCAAAGCCGTCTGGCTGCAGCTGGGCGTCATCGATGAAGCGGCCGCCGAGCGGGCCAAGGCGGCCGGCCTCGATGTGATCATGAACGCGTGCCCGGCGCAGGATGCCGTGCGCTTGGGTTTGTAGCTTCCGGGACGGAACCTGGGCAGTAGGCTCGAAGCATGGACGCAGCTGCACTCCGCGCGCTTTGCCTCGGGTTTCCCGGGGCCTTCGAGGACTTCCCCTTCGGACCCGAGACCTCGGTCTTCAAGGTCCGGTCCGCCGTTTCCGGCGGGGCCCGGCATGAGGCCAAGATGTTCGCCCTCTCGGCGATGGACGAGGCGGACTTCTCCGTCAGCCTCAAATGCGAGCCGGCCCTGGCCCAGCAGCTGCGGGCCGCCCATCCGGAGATCACCGGAGCGTGGCACCTGAACAAGATGCACTGGAACGGCGTGCGGCTGGACGGGTCCCTGCCCGATTCGATGATCCGCGACATGGTGGAGGATTCCTACGACCTCGTCGTGGCATCGTTGAGCCGTCGCCAGCAAGAGCAACTCGGCTGGGCCCGGCTGGCCGGCGGAGGCCGGGAGTGAACGCGCGGATCGCCCGGGGTGAACTCAACTATCCCGGCATCGGCGCCACGGAACACGGCCCGCCGCCGGAGGGCACCGAATGCCTGGTCACACAGGCCTACATCGGGGAAGGGCCGGCGGCCTACCGCCGGGCGGTCCAGGGGATGCTGACGTGGCAGCTCCAGAAACGGTCGGGGCTGCGGGTCCGGGCCGAGTCCGGCGTCGTGGTGCCGGGGACCCGGGTGGTGAGCGGCTTCGGCGTCGGACCGTTCCGCCTCAACGCCCCCTGCGAAGTGGTCTGGGTCCGGCGGCCGGTGCCGGGTGACGGCCCGCAGTCCGCCGGATTCGGGTACGGCACCCTGCCGGGACATCCGGTCCGCGGCGAAGAGGCGTTCGAGATCTCCATCGACGCGCGCGGAACGGTGACGATCTCCATCACCGCCTTCGGCGGCCCGTCCAACTGGTTCTACGCCGTGGGCGGCGCCGTGACCCGGCGGGCCCGCAGCCACGTCACTTCCCGATACATTAGGAGTGCGCAGGAACTGGCCGCAGGTGTGAGCTGAGCAGGAGCCTTTGGATGCTTGATCAACAGACCCTTGACCGATTGTGGAACTTCGATGACCCGGCGCTCTCGGAATCCCGGTTCCGCGAGGCCCTCGCCGAATCCCGCTACGACACCGACGAACGGGCCGAACTCACCACGCAGCTGGGCCGGGCCATCGGGCTGCAGGGCCGCTACGAGGAAGCCGACGCCCTCCTGGACGCCGTGGACGGCGATGAGCCCACGGTGGCGGTGCGGGTGCTCCTGGAGCGCGGCCGGGTGCTCAATTCCAGCGGCCACCCCGAGATGGCCGTGCCGCTCTTTGAACAGGCCGCCGAACTCGCGGACCATCTGGGCGAGGAATTCCTGGCGGTGGACGCGCTGCACATGCTCGCCATTGCCGACTCGGCCCACGCTGAGACCTGGACCCGGAGCGCCCTGGAATACGCGTCCACGGTCCACGACGAGCGGACCAAGCGGTGGATCGTGGCGCTGCACAGCAACCTCGGCTGGACCCTGCATGAGGCCGGCCGCTGCACCGAGGCCATGGTGGAGTTCCAGCTCGCCGAACAGTGGGCCGGCCGGATCGGGACCCCGCGGCAGCAGCAACTGGCCCGCGAGGCCATCGAAGCCTGCTGAGCCCCGCTTTCTTACTGCAACGCGGGGTCACTTACGGCCCGTAAATGCCGCCGGAATGGGCCGGATGTGACCCCGCGTTGTCCTATTGCAAGAATGGAACACCGTCCGCCGCACCGAAAGGCACAGTCCCGTGATCTTCATCGTCGTCAAATTCAAGGTCAAGCCCGAGTGGTCCGAGCGCTGGCTCGGCCTCGTGGACGATTTCACCCTGGCCACCCGGCAGGAACCGGGCAACCTCTGGTTCGACTGGTCCCGCAGTGTGGAGGACGCCAACGAATTCGTCCTGGTCGAGGCCTTCAAAGACGACGCTGCGGGTGACCACGTCAACAGCGAGCATTTCAAGAAGGCCATGGCCGACATGCCGCAGGCCCTGGCGGAGACGCCCCGCATCATCAGCCGGCAGATCGACGGCGAGGGCTGGGACCGGATGGGCGAGCTCACCGTCGCCTAGGGTTCCCCCGGAAGGACCGTGCCATGTGGATCGGCTGGATTGAATTCGACCTCCTCCTCGGCGATGTCCACAGCCTGAAGGAGAAACGCTCCGTGGTTCGGCCCGTGCTGGCCGAGCTGAAACGGCGCTTCGACGTCTCCGTCGCCGAGACGGACCTCCATGACCAGTACCGGCGCACGGTGATCGGCGTCGGACTGGTCGCCGCGGACCGGGCCCACCTCGTGGAGGTGCTGGCCGCCGTCGAACGGTTTGTCGCGGCCCGGCCGGAAATGGAGCTGCTCAGCGCCCGGCAGCGGGAGCTCCGCAGCGACGACTGAAAACCAACGCGGGGTCACCTAGCGCCCATCCCGAGGGGATTTATGGGCGGTAAGTGACCCCGCGTTGGTTTGAGGAGGGGAGGCTAGCCGAAGTACTTCGGCAGGGTGGCCTCGTGGGCTTCGCGGAGGGCGTCGAGGTTCATGGTCTCGACGCCGTTGATCTCCAGCGTGCCGCCCTCGGCGTCCACGACGCCGATCCGGATGTGCGCGAAGCCGCGGGCGGTGCACATGTCCGTGAAGCGGATTTCCTCCGAGCGGGGCACCGAAACGACGGCGCGGCCCTGGGTTTCGGAGAACAGCGCCGTGAACAGGTCCACGCCGTCGCGGTCCAGGACGTCCTGGAGCGCGATCCGGGCACCCACGCCGTAGCGCAGTGAGGACTCCACGAGGGCCGCGGCGAGGCCGCCTTCGGAGAGGTCGTGCGCGGAGTCCACCATGCCGTCGCGGGAGGCGTTGATCAGGATCTCGCCCAGTGCGCGCTCGGCGGCGAGGTCAACCTTGGGCGGCAGGCCGCCGAGGTGTCCGCGCAGGTTGGACCATTCCGAGCCGTCCAGCTCTGCCGCCGTCGTGCCCAGCAGGTAGATGGCCTGGCCGTCTTCCTTCCAGCCCGACGGCGTGCGGCGGGCGACGTCGTCGAACTTGCCGAGCACAGCCACCACGGGGGAGGGGTGGATGGGGGTGGTGCCGGTCTGGTTGTACAGCGAAACGTTGCCGCCGGTGACCGGGATGCCCAGGACCATGCAGGCGTCGGACAGGCCGCGGATGGCCTCTGCCAGCTGCCACATGACGTCGGGATCCTCGGGGGAGCCGAAGTTCAGGCAGTCGCTGACCGCCATCGGCACGGCGCCGGAGGTGGCGACGTTGCGGTAGGCCTCGGCCAGGGCCAGCTGCGCCCCGTGGTAAGGATCGAGGTAGGTGTAGCGGCCGTTGGCGTCGGTGGCCAGGGCCACGCCCAGCCCGGTTTCCTCGTCCACCCGGACCACGCCCGCGTCGTCCGGGAACGCCAGGGCGGTGTTGCCGCCGACGTAGCGGTCGTACTGGTTGGTGATCCAGGACTTGCTGCACATGTTCGGCGAGGCAACGAGCTCGGTGATGGCGGCGGCCAGGTCCGCCGGGGCGGAGGGCCGGCCGGTGTCCTGCACGGAGCCGGTGAAGGAGTCTGCCTGGACGGCGTCCTGCCATTCGGGGCGGGCGTACGGGCGGTCGTAGACCGGACCGTCGTGGGCGACGGTGCGCGGGTCGACGTCGACAATGACCTCGCCTTCCCAGGTGATGATGAGGCGGCCGGTGTCGGTCACCTCGCCCAGCCAGGAGTACTCCACGGCCCACTTGTCCATGACCGCTTCGAACGCGGCGATGTTCTCGGGGGTGACCACGGCCATCATGCGTTCCTGCGACTCGGACATCAGGATTTCGCCCGGGGTCAGGGTGGGGTCGCGGAGCAGGACGGAGGTCAGCTCGACTTCCATGCCGCCGTCGCCGTTGGAGGCGAGCTCGGACGTGGCGCAGGAGATGCCTGCGGCGCCCAGGTCCTGGATGCCCTCAACGAGTGAGCCCTTGAACAGCTCCAGGCAGCACTCGATCAGGACCTTCTCGGCGAACGGGTCGCCCACCTGGACGGCGGGGCGCTTGGAGGGCTTGGTGTCATCGAAGGATTCCGAGGCAAGCACCGAGGCGCCGCCGATCCCGTCGCCGCCGGTGCGCGCGCCGAACAGCACCACCTTGTTGCCCTTGCCGGAGGCGTTGGCGAGGCGGATGTCCTCGTGCCGCATGACGCCGACGGCGAGGGCGTTGACCAGCGGGTTGCCCTGGTAGACGGAGTCGAAGACCATCTCGCCGCCGATGTTCGGCAGGCCCAGCGAGTTGCCGTAGCCGCCGATGCCGGCGACGGCGCCGTGCATGACGCGGGCCGTGTCCGGGTGGTCGATGGCGCCGAAGCGCAGCGGGTCCATCACGGCCACCGGGCGGGCGCCCATGGAGATGATGTCGCGGACGATCCCGCCGATGCCGGTTGCCGCGCCCTGGTAGGGCTCCACGAACGACGGCGAGTTGTGGGACTCGATCTTGAACGTCACGGCCCAGCCGTCGCCCAGGTTGGTGACGCCGGCGTTTTCGCCGATGCCCACGAGCATGTCCTTCTTCATCTCGTCGGTCACCTTGTCGCCGAACTGGCGCAGGTGGTTCTTCGAGGACTTGTAGGAGCA from Arthrobacter sp. NicSoilB8 harbors:
- a CDS encoding MmcQ/YjbR family DNA-binding protein; translated protein: MDAAALRALCLGFPGAFEDFPFGPETSVFKVRSAVSGGARHEAKMFALSAMDEADFSVSLKCEPALAQQLRAAHPEITGAWHLNKMHWNGVRLDGSLPDSMIRDMVEDSYDLVVASLSRRQQEQLGWARLAGGGRE
- a CDS encoding DUF1990 domain-containing protein, which encodes MNARIARGELNYPGIGATEHGPPPEGTECLVTQAYIGEGPAAYRRAVQGMLTWQLQKRSGLRVRAESGVVVPGTRVVSGFGVGPFRLNAPCEVVWVRRPVPGDGPQSAGFGYGTLPGHPVRGEEAFEISIDARGTVTISITAFGGPSNWFYAVGGAVTRRARSHVTSRYIRSAQELAAGVS
- a CDS encoding tetratricopeptide repeat protein, coding for MLDQQTLDRLWNFDDPALSESRFREALAESRYDTDERAELTTQLGRAIGLQGRYEEADALLDAVDGDEPTVAVRVLLERGRVLNSSGHPEMAVPLFEQAAELADHLGEEFLAVDALHMLAIADSAHAETWTRSALEYASTVHDERTKRWIVALHSNLGWTLHEAGRCTEAMVEFQLAEQWAGRIGTPRQQQLAREAIEAC
- a CDS encoding putative quinol monooxygenase yields the protein MIFIVVKFKVKPEWSERWLGLVDDFTLATRQEPGNLWFDWSRSVEDANEFVLVEAFKDDAAGDHVNSEHFKKAMADMPQALAETPRIISRQIDGEGWDRMGELTVA
- a CDS encoding DUF503 domain-containing protein is translated as MWIGWIEFDLLLGDVHSLKEKRSVVRPVLAELKRRFDVSVAETDLHDQYRRTVIGVGLVAADRAHLVEVLAAVERFVAARPEMELLSARQRELRSDD
- the purL gene encoding phosphoribosylformylglycinamidine synthase subunit PurL; the encoded protein is MTETPAVAAPAETARKFNIDTVENAAKTPDTELPWAELGLKQNEFDEVVKVLGRRPTGAELAMYSVMWSEHCSYKSSKNHLRQFGDKVTDEMKKDMLVGIGENAGVTNLGDGWAVTFKIESHNSPSFVEPYQGAATGIGGIVRDIISMGARPVAVMDPLRFGAIDHPDTARVMHGAVAGIGGYGNSLGLPNIGGEMVFDSVYQGNPLVNALAVGVMRHEDIRLANASGKGNKVVLFGARTGGDGIGGASVLASESFDDTKPSKRPAVQVGDPFAEKVLIECCLELFKGSLVEGIQDLGAAGISCATSELASNGDGGMEVELTSVLLRDPTLTPGEILMSESQERMMAVVTPENIAAFEAVMDKWAVEYSWLGEVTDTGRLIITWEGEVIVDVDPRTVAHDGPVYDRPYARPEWQDAVQADSFTGSVQDTGRPSAPADLAAAITELVASPNMCSKSWITNQYDRYVGGNTALAFPDDAGVVRVDEETGLGVALATDANGRYTYLDPYHGAQLALAEAYRNVATSGAVPMAVSDCLNFGSPEDPDVMWQLAEAIRGLSDACMVLGIPVTGGNVSLYNQTGTTPIHPSPVVAVLGKFDDVARRTPSGWKEDGQAIYLLGTTAAELDGSEWSNLRGHLGGLPPKVDLAAERALGEILINASRDGMVDSAHDLSEGGLAAALVESSLRYGVGARIALQDVLDRDGVDLFTALFSETQGRAVVSVPRSEEIRFTDMCTARGFAHIRIGVVDAEGGTLEINGVETMNLDALREAHEATLPKYFG